Proteins encoded in a region of the Excalfactoria chinensis isolate bCotChi1 chromosome 16, bCotChi1.hap2, whole genome shotgun sequence genome:
- the LOC140259755 gene encoding uncharacterized protein produces the protein MRFCMEEPSNHDIFNITTKIFSFGCLSLSSVLASARKEVELMSDEMRDLISEKETLAQERNALKLEKESLLSQHLEMESKILLVQRDREELWTKNEELNSENTKILQQKEAAEAKSHQESTEKVALISEKSKLLSEIETAQADLLRVTQENDALRSSESALLQQLKELQANKDAMDEACQKHIKEREELERYQKLLEESDAVIKGKDDVIQKLQSSYDDLARSQRELLQEVSTLTAERDSAQEKDLDLKSTHIALKNEIDCLLQANQSLQSEKEMLLKSREELCMSLANTVNENQALKLRKDKMQAELETEHEKLEKMTKDNMELKASLSSLSNFLEEMKSSRETSNSEVHLLQEALFASEQRLLAEREKLLNENKAVTEKLTKATADAVLAETAFTEKIKELNLEKESAFSKSSQLEKHSEALLREKDELERKYSELLEEKKTLENAVSDMKIEKELDFSAKKVLVQENNTLKDSIGALEEELKKKNLENQDLIACKSDLSDLLKEAQDARRTLENELAAVSHTEQVLSSSFNTCSSDIEALNRERTELQDKCQKLTGEVENMKENLTIEKKARISDKESFLLERMELQNNISFLEREMEAMREKNKEFLTEKELLVQEKEKSETKLEEVIKENKILCAQSERLASEIQQVKSEFTFLSVSKAELEDVRSCVSMMLDELQHKYDVTEKEKMELVQENESLHAEWKSLVIINEKILKEKEKLSKDYYRLHEKAVALLEQTDADFSCRMLASEEKHELLLEEMSNLTLKLREIETLQAQIFMQKIEVLKYINNQVLLY, from the exons ATGAGGTTTTGTATGGAGGAGCCTTCAAACCATGATATTTTTAACATAAccaccaaaatattttcttttggatGTTTG TCCTTAAGCTCTGTGTTAGCATCAGCCAGGAAAGAGGTTGAACTAATGTCAGACGAGATGAGGGATTTAATATCAGAAAAAGAGACTCTGGCACAGGAGAGGAATGCTCTAAAATTAGAGAAGGAGTCGTTGTTGTCACAGCATCTAGAGATGGAGTCAAAGATTCTGTTAGTTCAGCGAGACCGAGAGGAGCTTTGGACAAAAAATGAAGAACTTaattcagaaaatacaaaaattctccagcagaaagaagcagctgaggccAAAAGTCAtcaggaaagcacagaaaaggTAGCTCTGatttctgagaaaagcaaattgCTCTCTGAAATTGAGACAGCGCAGGCAGATCTTCTGAGGGTAACTCAAGAAAATGATGCTCTCCGGTCTTCAGAGTCAGCCTTGCTCCAACAGTTGAAAGAACTTCAGGCCAACAAAGACGCGATGGATGAGGCATGTCAGAAACACATCAAGGAACGGGAAGAACTGGAACGTTATCAGAAGCTTTTGGAAGAGAGCGATGCAGTCATTAAAGGCAAAGATGATGTCATTCAGAAACTGCAAAGTTCTTATGATGACCTGGCTAGAAGTCAAAGAGAGCTACTACAAGAAGTGTCAACTCTGACTGCAGAGAGAGATTCAGCCCAAGAAAAAGACTTGGATCTTAAAAGTACACACATAgccttaaaaaatgaaattgacTGTCTGCTGCAGGCAAATCAGAGTCTGCAGTCAGAGAAGGAGATGCTCCTTAAAAGCAGGGAAGAGCTGTGTATGAGTTTGGCCAATACTGTTAATGAAAACCAGGcattaaaactgagaaaagacAAGATGCAAGCAGAACTAGAGACTGAACATGAGAAACTTGAAAAGATGACAAAAGACAACATGGAGCTGAAGGCTTCCCTTTCTAGTCTCTCTAATTTTCTCGAGGAAATGAAGTCCTCAAGAGAGACATCTAACTCCGAAGTTCATTTGCTTCAAGAGGCTCTTTTTGCATCGGAACAAAGGCTTCTGGCTGAAAGGGAGAAACTGCTAAATGAAAATAAGGCAGTTACTGAAAAGCTCACTAAGGCCACAGCAGACGCTGTGCTTGCTGAGACAGCcttcactgagaaaataaaggaattgaACTTGGAAAAGGAATCTGCTTTTTCTAAGTCATCGCAATTGGAAAAGCACAGTGAAGCTCTTCTACGAGAGAAGGATGAGTTGGAGAGAAAATACTCTGAGCTTCTTGAGGAGAAGAAGACTcttgaaaatgcagtttctgaTATGAAGATAGAAAAGGAGCTGGACTTCTCAGCCAAGAAAGTTCTGGTCCAAGAGAATAACACACTGAAAGATTCCATTGGAGCCCTTGAGGAAGAACTAAAGAAGAAGAATCTAGAAAACCAAGACCTGATAGCCTGTAAAAGTGACCTTTCAGATCTTCTGAAGGAGGCTCAGGATGCCAGAAGAACATTAGAAAATGAACTGGCTGCTGTATCACACACCGAGCAGGTCCTGTCATCTTCATTCAATACCTGTTCGTCTGATATAGAAGCACTGAACAGAGAGAGGACTGAATTACAAGATAAATGCCAGAAATTAACTGGTGAGgttgaaaatatgaaagaaaacttaACCATAGAAAAGAAAGCTAGAATATCAGATAAGGAATCCTTCTTGTTGGAACGTATGGAGCTACAAAACAACATTAGTTTCTTAGAGAGGGAGATGGAAGcgatgagagagaaaaataaagaatttctgactgagaaagaacttctggttcaggagaaagaaaaatctgaaactAAACTGGAGGaagtaattaaagaaaataagattctCTGTGCACAGTCAGAGCGGCTGGCATCTGAAATTCAGCAGGTGAAGAGCGAGTTTACTTTCCTGTCTGTATCAAAAGCAGAGCTTGAGGACGTGCGCAGCTGCGTCTCCATGATGTTAGATGAGCTTCAGCACAAATATGATGTGAcggagaaggagaaaatggagTTAgttcaggaaaatgaaagtctGCATGCTGAGTGGAAGAGTCTGGTCATCATTAATGAGAAGATActaaaagagaaggagaagttGTCCAAGGACTATTACAGGCTGCATGAGAAAGCAGTGGCACTTCTAGAGCAAACTGATGCAGACTTCTCATGCAGGATGCTGGCCTCTGAGGAAAAacatgagctgctgctggaggagatgaGCAATCTGACTTTGAAACTAAGAGAAATAGAGACCCTCCAGGCCCAAATATTTATGCAAAAAATTGAGGTATTGAAATACATAAACAATCAAGTATTGTTGTACTAA